A genomic window from Vitis riparia cultivar Riparia Gloire de Montpellier isolate 1030 chromosome 18, EGFV_Vit.rip_1.0, whole genome shotgun sequence includes:
- the LOC117906249 gene encoding pentatricopeptide repeat-containing protein At1g25360 has translation MDMRNAANVRRLANQYAAQLQQCCPHNPMSYSIARTVHAHMIASGFKPRGYILNRLIDVYCKSSDLVSAHHLFDEIRQPDIVARTTLIAAHSSAGNSNLAREIFFATPLGIRDTVCYNAMITGYSHNNDGFGAIELFRDLLRNGFRPDNFTFTSVLGALALIVEDEKQCQQIHCAVVKSGSGFVTSVLNALLSVFVKCASSPLVSSSSLMAAARKLFDEMTERDELSWTTMIAGYVRNGELDAARQFLDGMTEKLVVAWNAMISGYVHHGFFLEALEMFRKMYLLGIQWDEFTYTSVLSACANAGFFLHGKQVHAYILRTEARPSLDFSLSVNNALATLYWKCGKVDEARQVFNQMPVKDLVSWNAILSGYVNAGRIDEAKSFFEEMPERNLLTWTVMISGLAQNGFGEESLKLFNRMKSEGFEPCDYAFAGAIIACAWLAALMHGRQLHAQLVRLGFDSSLSAGNALITMYAKCGVVEAAHCLFLTMPYLDSVSWNAMIAALGQHGHGAQALELFELMLKEDILPDRITFLTVLSTCSHAGLVEEGHRYFKSMSGLYGICPGEDHYARMIDLLCRAGKFSEAKDMIETMLVEPGPPIWEALLAGCRIHGNMDLGIQAAERLFELMPQHDGTYVLLSNMYATVGRWDDVAKVRKLMRDKGVKKEPGCSWIEVENKVHVFLVDDIVHPEVQAVYNYLEELGLKMRKLGYIPDTKFVLHDMESEQKEYVLSTHSEKLAVGFGLLKLPLGATVRVFKNLRICGDCHNAFKFMSKVVEREIVVRDGKRFHHFKNGECSCGNYW, from the coding sequence ATGGACATGAGAAATGCGGCGAACGTCCGAAGACTGGCCAACCAGTACGCAGCTCAACTGCAACAATGCTGTCCCCACAATCCCATGTCGTATTCTATCGCCCGTACTGTTCATGCCCACATGATAGCTTCTGGGTTCAAGCCACGAGGTTATATCCTCAACCGTCTCATTGATGTCTACTGCAAATCATCTGATCTCGTCTCCGCACACCACCTGTTCGACGAAATTCGTCAACCTGACATCGTCGCTAGAACCACGTTAATTGCCGCCCACTCCTCTGCTGGGAATTCCAATCTAGCACGAGAGATATTTTTTGCGACCCCCTTGGGAATCCGAGACACTGTTTGCTACAATGCTATGATCACGGGCTATTCACATAATAACGATGGTTTTGGAGCCATTGAACTGTTTCGTGACTTGTTGCGGAACGGCTTTAGGCCCGATAATTTCACGTTTACGAGTGTGCTAGGTGCTTTGGCGCTTatagttgaagatgaaaagcaGTGCCAGCAGATACATTGTGCTGTAGTGAAGTCAGGATCTGGGTTCGTTACTTCGGTTTTAAATGCACTACTATCTGTATTTGTTAAGTGTGCGTCTTCCCCATTAGTGTCATCGTCATCATTGATGGCTGCGGCCAGGAAGTTGTTTGACGAGATGACCGAGAGAGATGAGTTGTCGTGGACAACAATGATAGCGGGATATGTAAGGAATGGTGAACTTGATGCAGCACGTCAGTTTCTTGATGGGATGACAGAAAAATTGGTGGTTGCTTGGAATGCGATGATTTCAGGGTATGTGCATCATGGGTTTTTCCTAGAAGCTCTGGAAATGTTTAGGAAGATGTATTTATTAGGAATTCAGTGGGATGAATTTACATACACAAGTGTACTTAGTGCTTGTGCAAATGCAGGATTTTTTCTGCATGGAAAGCAGGTGCATGCTTACATTCTACGCACAGAAGCAAGGCCTTCCCTTGATTTTTCATTGTCTGTAAATAATGCATTGGCAACACTCTATTGGAAATGTGGTAAAGTCGATGAGGCACGGCAGGTTTTTAATCAGATGCCTGTAAAAGACCTTGTTTCATGGAATGCAATCTTATCAGGCTATGTTAATGCAGGGCGGATTGATGAAGCTAAATCATTTTTTGAGGAGATGCCAGAGAGGAATCTTTTGACATGGACTGTGATGATATCTGGATTGGCACAAAATGGTTTTGGTGAAGAAAGTCTAAAGCTATTCAATCGTATGAAGTCAGAGGGCTTTGAGCCATGTGATTATGCATTTGCAGGGGCAATTATTGCTTGTGCTTGGCTTGCAGCATTGATGCATGGACGCCAGCTCCATGCTCAGCTTGTCCGGCTAGGTTTTGATTCTAGCCTTTCAGCAGGAAATGCACTGATAACAATGTATGCAAAATGTGGTGTTGTTGAGGCTGCCCACTGTCTTTTCCTAACAATGCCTTATTTGGATTCAGTATCTTGGAATGCCATGATTGCAGCTCTGGGTCAACATGGACATGGTGCTCAAGCACTAGAACTTTTTGAACTGATGTTGAAGGAAGACATATTACCAGATCGGATAACTTTCCTCACAGTTCTTTCCACTTGTAGCCATGCCGGTCTAGTTGAAGAGGGGCATCGCTATTTCAAATCCATGTCAGGCCTTTATGGTATATGCCCAGGTGAAGATCATTATGCTCGTATGATTGATTTGTTGTGTCGAGCTGGGAAGTTCTCAGAAGCTAAGGATATGATTGAAACAATGCTTGTTGAGCCAGGTCCACCTATTTGGGAGGCACTTCTTGCTGGTTGCCGGATTCATGGGAACATGGATTTAGGTATCCAAGCTGCAGAACGACTCTTTGAGCTAATGCCACAGCATGATGGAACCTATGTGCTTTTGTCAAACATGTACGCCACTGTGGGCAGGTGGGATGATGTGGCTAAGGTGCGGAAATTAATGAGGGACAAGGGTGTGAAAAAGGAGCCTGGATGTAGTTGGATTGAGGTTGAAAACAAAGTTCATGTCTTCTTAGTGGATGATATTGTGCACCCTGAGGTGCAAGCAGTATACAATTATCTTGAGGAACTGGGATTAAAAATGAGGAAATTAGGGTATATCCCTGACACAAAGTTTGTATTGCATGATATGGAATCTGAGCAGAAGGAATATGTTTTGTCTACTCACAGTGAAAAGCTTGCTGTTGGTTTTGGGCTCCTGAAGCTCCCTCTTGGAGCCACAGTTAGGGTTTTCAAGAACCTTAGAATTTGTGGGGATTGTCACAATGCATTCAAGTTTATGTCAAAAGTGGTGGAGAGAGAGATTGTTGTGAGAGATGGTAAGAGATTTCATCATTTCAAGAATGGCGAATGCTCTTGTGGCAATTACTGGTAA
- the LOC117907978 gene encoding uncharacterized protein LOC117907978 yields the protein MEGLRVSDANLIVYVHPSKANRVSQAILRELSSLLFKFNEIFDGVVLAYDVDIPSKDAKILPGIHPYFGVRLKAKLLLFSPKPNMLIEGKVVKLAQESIHIVVLGFSSAIITDEEIRGEFKYKIKHGEAVFVSRSHKRHVIKVGTMIRFLVKSLDEEILHISGSLSPPHTGSILWLDKNLEDASPSSRSTKKRRENGESREMQEHDTVDGGVFSLDNSHQIKKSKKRKISEES from the exons ATGGAGGGATTAAGGGTTTCAGACGCGAATTTGATAGTATATGTGCATCCATCGAAAGCGAATAGGGTCTCTCAAGCCATCCTTCGCGAACTGAGTTCTTTGCTTTTCAA ATTCAATGAAATCTTTGATGGAGTCGTATTGGCATATGATGTCGATATTCCAAGTAAAGATGCAAAGATTCTTCCTGGGATCCATCCATATTTTGGTGTTAGATTAAAAGCAAAACTTTTACTTTTCTCTCCGAAGCCGAACATGCTTATAG AAGGAAAGGTGGTGAAACTTGCTCAAGAATCCATTCATATCGTTGTTCTTGGATTTTCATCTGCTATTATAACAGATGAAGAGATCCGTggagaatttaaatataaaatt AAACATGGTGAGGCAGTATTCGTCAGTAGATCTCACAAGCGACATGTGATAAAGGTTGGGACCATGATACGTTTCTTAGTGAAGAG TTTGGATGAGGAAATACTTCACATATCTGGATCTTTAAGTCCACCTCACACAGGAAGCATACTTTGGCTGGATAAAAATTTGGAAGATGCTTCACCAAGCAGCAG GAGTACCAAGAAGAGGAGAGAAAATGGGGAAAGTAGGGAAATGCAAGAACATGATACTGTAGATGGGGGAGTATTTTCCTTGGATAATAGTCATCAAATTAAGAAGTCAAAAAAACGTAAGATCAGTGAAGAATCTTGA